The sequence ctcTCTACAAGTCATGTCACAGATTGTATTTTTAGACAAAGATGGCTGAAAATGCCCATATATGTGCTGTGTGCCTGCTTACTAAGGTCTGAAAATCTTGATGTCTCTTATGAAAGAATTCATTCGTGTTTGAATTGAGATATGTGCGCAAATGTTCTTTGTACAAGCTCTACAGACTGTTGATTTCATAGATCTAGATAAAGACAACCACCTTATTCCCCTGTAACATTATTCATGAGCCGTAATGAACTGTCACACCGACTTGCAATATTCTGGCCCAAAATAGCAGGTAGGAAAATAAAACTCATTTTAATGAACAATCACCCGCTtgtattcaataataaataaatgtaaaatgtataatttgtaCTAAAGCCcataattttaaataatgtatttatggTATATGATACCTACATAAAAACAAATTGCCAGGGGTTGGCAGGGCATAGGGTAGTTAAGACTAGCCTAATACAACAAATATTTgtcaactacatttcccataatgcttagcAAGCCGTACCAACAGAGATTTTCATGTTGAATAAAGGAATTTATAGATTTGCTGCTGACCGATATCCCAGTCAAAATGTGATTCAACCCAGTCTCTGTGATTATGGTCTGTTCATGTTGAGAGCGACTGCGCGTTTTGCACGCAGTATCTTCACCCTATAACACTTTTGCCAGCTTCACATGCAGGTTTTGTAACAGTCTAATCACACAGTCACAAAATGACATAAAATTTCTGCTTATCTTGGTAAAATAtagttttatttgctcttacaaagaCATAGTATGAATTTTCAGAATGCGATATTCTTTAAAAACctctttttctgtgtaaaattattttttttaaattgtacataCCACAAAATACTTGTTTTACATTGTACACCTTTTCTGTTTTgcatgtgttctttttttttttcttacatttttaatttcttctcatatatatatatatatatatatatatttatatataaatttgcTATGCTAAAGAAACAGGTTACTGAGAGGAAAGCAATAAAATAGATATGAATTTGTATAACCTGACTGAATAAAACTCAGCCAATTTTATCATATGTGCGAAAAAAACTAACCACATTTCTCGGCCTTAAAGATGGAGGTCCGTGACAAAGCCTTTGCTACTCTTGACTCCAAAACCTATGAATTGGCTGTGTCTCCACGGTAACCAGGCCCGAATACTGAATAGCTGGTTGAACTGAGTAGGACTTGGATTACACTTTTGTCACGGCTCCATCCTTGTAGGCAAAATAGCATAGCATTTTCACCTGTTTGCCGTGTTTGAATATGTGTATATTAATTGGGGAACCCACGCCATAATGAAAACATGTGCTTAAGCATTTTTATCGGGATATATTGAGTAGGACAGTATTTTGAAGAATGATCACTAGCGCCGATCTTATATCTGCACCTTTTCGGAAGTCTAGAAATTAATAAGGCTTGTGAATTAGAACATTAGATATTCAATATAAGCAAATGCTTTCATTATGGCTCAAGTCCCCTTAAAAACACTTTCTACGGATATCTGCATagccattttaatttaaaaaatacaaacaaaaaaaacaacatttttagcAGCAGTGAATAAAAATGCTAACTAGCCATCAATAAACATGAGTTAAAACAAAGTTACTCTTGGCTATTTCCTTGGGTTTTTGATAGGTAACAAAGGCAAGATCACAACAGCCAATAATCCTCATATTAGGAGTCACAGACAATGTGCAAAGTTATGTGGCACTGAAATGTAGGAAGGATAAAATTGTCACCCCTATGTACCCTTTGCAGCCTTAAAGCTGCCAGAGCATCTTGCTATTGGTAGAACTACAACAGCTGGGGTCTAACGTTTGGCCACCCTTCTAGTGCAGGATGACTACACAAATGTAAACATCAAGGCACCCTGGCTTAATTTAGGCCATTTTATGATTTGTGTACTAAAACTTTGTAACACAACCTCTATCCAACACCTTTCAGATGTATGTAATGGTTCTGAGTTGACTACTCTAGATGGTTGTACGGGTGCGTTATAATACATAAGTTGAGTCTCTTAAAATGGATGCATAAACAAAATTACTGTTACTTTCTAAATTTCAGTAAAGTTCCATTTTTCTTTTTGCTACTGGAAGACATGGACATTACTTAGGGCTTTCCTCTAGTCTCTGTGGCTGTGGTCCCAATTCTCATCTATGATTAACAAAAACTTTCAAAAACAGACTTTGACACCCTTACGGATGTTTTTGATTGGTAGATTCTTAAGGTCTGGTCACCTTTGTGGCTAGGATGTTGTCATAGCACTTTCCTAATTCGTGTTAGGGCTACAAACAGAATTTCTCAATTTTGTGGCTATTATAGACGAATACAATTAAGGACAATCTGTGAGACAGGCAAGATGTTCCACAGCTCTGAAAACAAGATCTGTCAAACCAAAAACCTTTCAAGTAAGGATCGGTTTCTTCTTTCCTGATGGAAAACAAGTACACAACAGATCAGATCACCTACCCAAAGTTGTTTCTAGGTGGTATAAATCCAGATTATCCGGAAAGTAATACAGTTAGACATTTTACCATCTGCTGTGGAGTTTGGAATCTACCACTGAGTATCTGTAACCTTCTAAGCATTGGATTTAAAACTTCGATACTAACAATGCCCAATTCATCAAGTAAATGAAGTTGAGATGACACAGGGAACCCAATAAAGACATTTTGAGAAATAGTTAAATACCCGTAAACATAACAAATAACAACATCattgtgcttttcttttttatagtaaatgactGCATCAAGAGCACCATTAGCTGAAGTATTAATGAGGAGGACGGACCCGTAAGATGCCTTTGGGGGGTCCTCTGCAACCATTTGCAACTGGATGCAATCCTCTCTGGCCCAGAATTAAGTTAAACTTGATGGAATGTTAACACTATGGGCAAACAAGAGACTGCGTGGTTAGGCAGCTTAGTGAATTAATTgcttaaaaattacaaataaattataataaaatagatctctgtacatttttacatacacatatataaatatgcgTTTACTTCACATAACACTAGGACTTTGAAAGGCTTTCATTCCCAGCCAAAGTCGTGCCCAGTCATTTGGTAGAACTTCATATTAAATGGTCTATAGAATTCTCGCAGTCTCTGCACCACCTCCGGATTGATAGTGGGATGGGTCCTACCCTTCGTTTTCCCTAAACAGTGAGGTTTGCTGCTCCCTTCTGCTTTTTTCAAACACGGGAAGCCTTTAGTCTTATTGAAATAGAAATGTTTGTCGGTAATGATCCTCTTAAGGCCCAGGAAATCCTGAACACGTCCAAGTTCCCCAGCAGGGTCCGTGATGAGTCTTTCCCCACTAACAAAGAGGATCTGGCTCATGGGAAAGTACTGGAGCCAGTTCTCCAAGTGCTTGGCGTAAATACCGATCTGAATGGCGCTCCATGACGTGTCTATGAGACCTGTAGTCCTGTTTTTGAAAGTCAAGCTGTCAAATGAAGGGATGTCCGGCCGTttggagagggtttgtgtatagtCAGAGATGACTCTAGTTACAGGGTTCCTCACCACCACTATGAGCTTAGCATCCTTGGACATGGCCGCAATTCTGGCTGGGGCCTCCTTGGTGACAAAATAGCTAGGAGTCTTCTCCATAGTGATTTGACCATCCAAAGTCCTTGGCATTAATTCTCTgcaatgaaaaagaaaagaatgtcagagataaattaaaaagaaaaatgttaaccgtacagcgctacggaatctgatggcgctatacaaataataaaataataataataatttgcagaCGTATATTTATTCAATTTCTGTATGACCAACACATGTATCCCAGTAAATTAAATAATAGAAGTTGTGATGAGGAGTTCAAAGTACCGATTGATTGAGGTCTGCCTCTTTTCGCACTCTGAATAATGGAATGGTCTGTTGCTGCACCTCTGTGTGTTTGTTctggtatattattattacatgtcaAACTCTCTTTCATAATCTTTGTATTTTTGGCCTCTAACTGTAAATGACCAAAGGGTTAATGTGAAACACGGGCCCTGTCTATATGACAAATAGCATCTCGTTAGGATCCGCCTGTAAAACGCCAGGCTGAGTAATTTGTGCAGTCTCAAGATGGATTGAGTCATGTCACTAATTATCTACTGCTGTTAATGCTTATCACAGGAGGTTTGTGTccatatgaaaaataaagaaatatagtttaaccccttaaggaccaaacttctggaataaaagggaatcatgacatgtcacacatgtcatgtgtccttaaggggttaaaggaaacaaaataaaaatgttcactTTTTCCCTCTCCAGCTGCTGTGTATTAAGACGTCATTAACCTGTTGGCAATCCTAGCTTACCAATGCCATATTGAAGTATCGGATGCTTGTGATGTGATAAATAGACAGTACCCATACACCGTATCAGCAATGCCGTGTCGTTGACGGAGACATTGTCACATTTTACATTAGTTGTTTTTATTTGGCACATAAATTGCATTTGTGTGTATACGGTATATACTATTATAAATTGTATTTAGTAAAATCTACCCTAACACGGGGCTGGGCAAATCATAGATCCCCAGATGATGCAGAACGACAAATACCATGATGTTTTTTAGGGCATTTTGTTTGCAAATGTTGCTTTTCTCCTTTTCTGAATGTCTTATGTGACAGTACAGATGTTGTGTCGGTTCTAGGGGAAACCCATGTCTGGCTGCCTCTGTCTTAATAGGATcattatgaaataaataaatagaaacattAATTATAAGAGAAGATGAAAGCCATTCGGTTTACACCATCTTCCTAAAATATTACATGTTTGTTTTTCAAACTACCCTTCTGTATATCACAGTAATTATTCATCCCTTCACATCGTTTACCTCTAACACATCTGGTGGAGGACTAAGCCAGCTATCAAGCAACCTACGGCAATTCAGagattgtggactacatctgtacagccataacgctggcaaagcatcaggggagatgtagtccactagatctggagtgccgaaggtgcaTATAAATCTACTGTCTTGCACCAATACCCAATCCTGCTCTTTACTCCTGGCAAACACTCCATCACAATGTGCAGAGTCTCTTTCTCATCTATGAGGTTGGGTTAAGACACTTGGTGGAGGCGTCGGACTGCTATCAGTAATATCCTCAACTCACTTCATCCCAGAGCATAGAATGAACACTGTTACACTCGGCTGTTTCTTTCATTCATATCAGAGATCGCTGCAGTGTATTCTGACAGTGAATAAGTGTGTGATTCTGTTCTATAGAAAGAACGAATGCCAAATGGCTCAAAGTTATTtaagcatgtgtatcagtgtgatgGACAGATATGCTGTATCCTCCCATCAAATTCTCCCTGAAAACTGTTCCAGGAAAAATTGCATGATGATTGCTCGTATTATTGAAAACCCTGACATCTGTAGAGACACTGAAGTATGAATTATGAAAAAATTGTGACCATATTACTTTATTTTACAGTAGCCAAGAATCTCGTTTTGAGCAACTATGGAAAATGGTCCATAATCAGCAGTATTAAAATGAATGATATTAATGAAAATCAAATATTCTATTTATCACCAAGTGTCATTTTATGTTAAAACTAAAAACAAGACTGCATAACATCATAGTGGCAACGTTCGTGTTTTATCACCACTAGGTTAGCGAGATTCCATTCTGTTCTAGCGGAAACCTTTGCTACAAAGTTGTTCACGCAACAGAGTTTACTATTTGATGGATATAGAGCCAATATGCATAGTTTTGAAAATCTTTAAGCCTTTTCAAAGTATCATACGAACCAGCCATTTTTAAGATGGATGGTGAAATAAATACtggaatttcatttttttttttactgtctgcTTTAAAAGATGACAAAGATAAGACCGTTTGAATGTCAGGTTACAATTACACTGTGTTTTCCAAACCAATGTCAATGTGCCCGAACTATAAAGACTTTGATACTAATTCATtttggattattcactaaattaatcATTTTTGGGATTCATTAAGTGATAAAGGCCaagatttttataatatatttaataatttattattcattttagaaTATAACAGAGTGAAAATGTGCTGTTCTCTATTCTCCCTGAATTTGCattatgtttaaaatataatgtcctctccatattttttttgttctgaagGGAGGGAACTTTTTCTCCTTTTGGCAAAATAGATAATGCAGCTATATAGATGGCAAGTCGGATGGCTTAACAGGACCAAAACAAGCTCTTTGGCCAGCAGAGGGTTAATGCGAGGTTCGCTCAGTCTAGATATTAATTGTTCCCCTACAGAGAGTTGCCCTGGAACGTATTGTCATTACGCACGCGATTCAGTCGGTTTCTCAtgcagaggaggagatgctgacaaAAGAAATGAGGACTCATTTTCCTCCCCCAGCCCAGAAGGGTTTACTGATTACCAATATGGAAGAGAATAGTCGTTGTTTTGTgaaagagctaaaaaaaaaaaaaaaactaagtaaaTTTCGGTGGGATCGGCTGAAATTTCTATGGAAACACAGAAATGTTTTATAATAGTAGCATAAAGTACTACATTGATACAGATTTTAGGATTGTCTTAGAAACATGTCATCTCTAACGAacttgcaatcagttttagatccAAATCTTGTCTAAAGAACTTACTATTAGTTCTAGAAGAGGAATGCACAAGTTTACACAGGAGCAATATAACCACATTTACAATCTGGACTGATCACAGACGAGTTATGTCttctcaatttccttcttctGACTCTCAGTGAACATGCGCATTGTAACAAGGTATTCATTTCCCTTAAGGCCAGCGTGAAACTGATGTATTTAAATCTAGTTTATGTCTTGTTATCCCATTAACAAAGCTATTAAAATTGAATCACATCCCTTACTGTGACAATAAAACACAAGCACTGACAGAACTCTGCATCGTCTCCTTGAAAATCTAGAGTTGAAGCCCATTTCTATGTCCAATTACAGCCCTTTTACCAGCCTTCTCTCTGATGATAGC comes from Pelobates fuscus isolate aPelFus1 chromosome 5, aPelFus1.pri, whole genome shotgun sequence and encodes:
- the LOC134611802 gene encoding heparan sulfate glucosamine 3-O-sulfotransferase 3B1-like is translated as MDATPVSPLRRRLLLPIGTMIFLCLYMFYSCTGSCTSLPSSGPPGQPGLLSQLLLRPQPRAPGEEGSSISTLYNGSGSKKLPQAIIIGVKKGGTRALLEFLRVHPDIRAVGAEPHFFDRNYDKGLDWYRELMPRTLDGQITMEKTPSYFVTKEAPARIAAMSKDAKLIVVVRNPVTRVISDYTQTLSKRPDIPSFDSLTFKNRTTGLIDTSWSAIQIGIYAKHLENWLQYFPMSQILFVSGERLITDPAGELGRVQDFLGLKRIITDKHFYFNKTKGFPCLKKAEGSSKPHCLGKTKGRTHPTINPEVVQRLREFYRPFNMKFYQMTGHDFGWE